Proteins encoded within one genomic window of Rossellomorea vietnamensis:
- a CDS encoding bifunctional cytochrome P450/NADPH--P450 reductase: MTQQSQYPQPKTYGPLGSLPVIDKEKPLQSFMKLARELGPIYQFQFPGRMSTFVSSASLAKEICDETRFDKKVGPALQKVRAFGGDGLFTSETTEMNWKKAHNILLPSFSQQAMKGYHSKMVDLATQLIQKWARLNPADEIDVPEDMTRLTLDTIGLCGFNYRFNSFYRETSHPFVDSMVRALDEAMNQSQRLGLQDKLMIKSKKQFREDIEYMFSLVDDLIADRKANGDQGEEDLLSYMLKGTDPETGEALSDENIRFQIITFLIAGHETTSGLLSFALYYLMNNREKLKKAQEEVDRVVGDSIPDYKQVKQLKYVRMVLNETLRLWPTAPAFSVYAKDDTTLGGQYDVKKDDVFTLVIPELHRDTSVWGEDVEAFIPERFEDPSSIPYHAYKPFGNGQRACIGQQFALHEATLVLGMVLQHFDLIDHQDYQLDVKETLTLKPDGLTMRVSPRKPAMAFSIASSEEAKPEKAAASVPVESSHGTPLLVLYGSNMGTAEGIARDLGETGRQQGFRTEIASLDEYSDGLPTEGAVIMVSASYNGNPPDNAGQFISMLKESGPDDFKGVHYAVFGCGDHNWATTYQRIPNFIDEQLFEKGGHRIADIGHGDASDDFEGDYEKWADSLWPNLADDLNIELHQNDGSNSSITMNYVSDVSDTPLARTHHAFTAVVNENTELHHAESGRSTRHISLMLPEGVTYQEGDHIGVLPQNPSSLVERVLSRFNLNGQDFVTLTGDSGKAAHLPTEKPVKLYELLANYVEFQEPATRSQIRTLAAHTVCPPHVVELEELLKDETYKEAVLSKRLTMLDLVEKYMACEIPFESFLALLPSLKARYYSISSSPLYKNGEATITVSVVRGDAWSGHGEYKGIASNYLAERSLGDKVACFISTPQSNFQLPEDTETPIVMIGPGTGIAPFRGFIQARSILKEQGKLLGEAHLYFGCRNPEHDYLYQNELEKAEQEGIVTLHTAFSRCPGQEKAYVQHRLAENAEDILPLLKEGGRLYICGDGSKMAPDVEKTLVESYMRFYQTSKEEADKWLRSLEDNGRYAKDVWAGA; encoded by the coding sequence ATGACACAACAATCTCAATACCCACAACCGAAAACCTATGGACCACTCGGGAGTTTGCCCGTAATCGATAAAGAAAAACCACTACAATCATTTATGAAGCTTGCCAGAGAACTGGGACCCATCTATCAGTTCCAATTTCCAGGCAGAATGAGCACCTTTGTGTCCAGCGCTTCCCTTGCAAAAGAAATATGCGATGAAACCCGTTTTGATAAAAAAGTCGGACCGGCCCTGCAAAAAGTGAGAGCCTTCGGTGGAGACGGACTTTTCACCAGCGAAACGACAGAGATGAACTGGAAGAAGGCGCATAATATCCTGCTGCCAAGTTTCAGCCAGCAGGCCATGAAAGGCTACCACTCAAAGATGGTGGATCTCGCCACCCAGCTCATCCAAAAATGGGCACGCCTAAACCCAGCAGATGAGATCGATGTCCCTGAGGATATGACCCGTCTGACCCTGGATACCATTGGACTCTGTGGTTTCAATTACCGTTTTAACAGCTTCTACCGGGAAACCTCCCACCCCTTTGTCGATAGTATGGTGCGGGCTCTGGATGAAGCGATGAACCAATCACAGCGCCTCGGGCTTCAAGATAAACTGATGATCAAATCAAAGAAACAATTCAGGGAAGACATCGAGTACATGTTCTCCCTTGTCGACGACTTGATTGCCGACCGCAAGGCAAACGGGGATCAAGGGGAAGAAGATCTCCTCTCCTATATGTTGAAAGGAACAGATCCAGAAACAGGCGAGGCGCTCAGTGACGAGAACATCCGCTTTCAAATCATTACCTTCTTGATTGCAGGTCATGAAACCACAAGTGGACTCCTCTCCTTCGCCCTTTACTACCTGATGAACAATCGGGAAAAATTGAAAAAGGCTCAGGAGGAAGTCGATCGCGTGGTGGGAGATTCCATTCCTGACTATAAGCAAGTGAAACAGTTGAAGTATGTCCGCATGGTCTTGAATGAAACGCTGAGACTGTGGCCTACCGCCCCTGCATTTTCTGTATATGCCAAAGACGACACAACTCTTGGCGGCCAATATGATGTCAAAAAAGATGATGTGTTCACACTTGTCATTCCTGAATTACACCGGGATACATCCGTATGGGGAGAAGACGTGGAAGCCTTCATTCCTGAAAGATTCGAGGACCCGTCTTCCATTCCCTATCACGCATACAAACCGTTCGGTAATGGACAGCGTGCCTGCATCGGACAGCAGTTCGCCCTTCATGAAGCGACACTGGTGCTCGGAATGGTCCTGCAGCATTTTGACCTGATCGATCATCAAGACTATCAACTGGACGTCAAAGAGACGCTGACTCTCAAGCCTGATGGATTGACGATGCGGGTTTCACCCCGTAAGCCTGCCATGGCATTCTCAATCGCTTCCTCCGAAGAAGCAAAACCCGAAAAAGCGGCTGCATCTGTCCCGGTTGAATCATCCCACGGCACGCCCTTGCTCGTCCTCTATGGTTCAAACATGGGAACGGCGGAAGGAATCGCCCGGGATCTGGGGGAAACCGGCCGTCAACAAGGATTCCGTACAGAGATCGCTTCATTGGATGAATACAGTGATGGACTCCCAACAGAAGGAGCAGTCATCATGGTCTCTGCTTCCTACAACGGAAACCCGCCTGACAATGCAGGTCAATTCATTTCCATGCTGAAAGAAAGTGGGCCTGATGACTTTAAAGGGGTTCATTACGCAGTGTTCGGATGCGGTGACCATAACTGGGCGACTACGTATCAGAGGATCCCTAACTTCATAGATGAACAGCTGTTTGAAAAAGGCGGACACCGCATCGCGGATATCGGCCACGGAGATGCAAGCGATGACTTTGAAGGGGATTATGAAAAATGGGCAGACTCCCTTTGGCCGAATCTGGCTGATGACTTGAACATCGAACTGCATCAGAACGATGGATCAAATAGCTCGATTACCATGAATTATGTCAGTGACGTGAGCGACACACCGCTGGCACGCACACACCATGCCTTTACCGCAGTGGTAAATGAGAATACAGAGTTACACCACGCAGAAAGCGGCAGGAGTACGAGACATATCAGCCTCATGCTGCCAGAAGGTGTTACCTATCAGGAAGGCGACCATATCGGGGTTCTTCCGCAAAATCCGTCGTCTCTTGTCGAGCGAGTGCTCAGTCGATTCAACCTGAACGGACAGGATTTCGTTACATTGACGGGGGATTCCGGTAAAGCGGCGCACCTCCCTACAGAGAAGCCTGTCAAACTTTATGAGTTACTGGCCAATTATGTAGAGTTCCAAGAACCCGCTACCCGTTCTCAAATCAGGACCCTGGCCGCTCATACCGTCTGCCCTCCTCACGTCGTTGAGCTTGAGGAATTGTTGAAGGATGAGACGTATAAAGAAGCGGTATTAAGTAAACGTTTAACGATGCTCGATCTTGTGGAAAAGTACATGGCATGTGAAATACCGTTTGAAAGTTTCCTTGCACTTCTTCCATCATTGAAGGCACGCTATTATTCGATTTCAAGCTCACCTTTATACAAAAACGGAGAAGCAACCATCACCGTCAGCGTTGTCCGTGGAGATGCGTGGAGCGGGCATGGTGAATACAAAGGAATCGCATCCAACTATCTGGCAGAGCGATCCCTAGGAGACAAAGTCGCCTGCTTTATCTCTACACCGCAATCGAACTTCCAGCTTCCAGAGGATACGGAAACCCCGATTGTCATGATCGGACCCGGAACGGGAATCGCTCCATTCAGAGGATTCATCCAGGCACGGAGCATTCTGAAGGAACAAGGAAAATTACTCGGCGAAGCACATCTCTACTTTGGTTGCCGAAATCCTGAGCACGATTACCTGTACCAGAACGAATTGGAGAAGGCGGAACAAGAAGGGATCGTCACACTTCACACCGCATTCTCAAGATGCCCGGGTCAAGAAAAAGCATACGTCCAGCACCGACTCGCAGAAAATGCAGAAGATATCCTGCCATTATTGAAAGAAGGCGGACGACTATACATCTGTGGGGACGGAAGCAAGATGGCTCCGGATGTAGAAAAGACATTAGTAGAAAGCTACATGCGTTTCTATCAAACATCGAAAGAAGAAGCCGATAAGTGGCTCAGATCATTGGAAGACAATGGTCGATACGCGAAGGATGTTTGGGCTGGGGCATGA
- a CDS encoding carbohydrate ABC transporter permease, with the protein MNSKKKTFSKRLLYIVLIGYAITTLIPFLWALSSSFKTLEEIISGTMNFIPRNFTLDNYKQIFIKQDLFPRWLFNSLFIAVVGTGLNIIFNSMSGYALARLSFPGKKALFIIILAVLMIPAQVTMIPNYLILKEIGWLNSYQGMIVPAMINATFIFMMRQFFINFPKELEEAAQIDGLSRFGIFFKVVLPLAKPALAAQAIFVFMGFWNNFMTPLIVMTDTEMYTLPLGLNTFKGQYVSYWNYIMAASMVFTLPVLLLYAFFNRYFIKGISFTGGK; encoded by the coding sequence AAAGACGTTCAGTAAACGTCTCCTGTACATCGTTTTGATCGGCTATGCCATCACGACCCTGATCCCATTTCTATGGGCACTGTCTTCTTCATTTAAAACGCTGGAAGAAATCATTAGCGGGACCATGAATTTCATACCCAGAAATTTCACTTTAGATAATTATAAACAAATCTTCATCAAACAGGATCTGTTTCCAAGATGGCTGTTCAACAGTCTGTTCATTGCTGTAGTCGGTACCGGGTTGAATATCATTTTTAATTCCATGTCGGGGTATGCCTTGGCACGATTGAGCTTTCCTGGGAAAAAGGCATTGTTCATCATAATCCTGGCTGTCCTGATGATCCCTGCACAGGTCACCATGATTCCGAATTACTTAATTTTAAAGGAAATCGGATGGCTTAACTCGTATCAAGGGATGATTGTACCGGCCATGATCAATGCGACCTTCATCTTCATGATGAGACAATTCTTCATCAACTTCCCGAAGGAACTGGAAGAGGCGGCTCAAATCGATGGTCTCAGCCGTTTCGGTATCTTCTTTAAAGTTGTCTTGCCATTGGCAAAACCGGCCCTGGCTGCACAGGCGATCTTTGTATTTATGGGCTTTTGGAACAACTTTATGACCCCATTGATCGTTATGACGGATACGGAAATGTACACGCTGCCGTTAGGGTTGAACACCTTCAAAGGACAGTATGTCAGCTATTGGAATTACATCATGGCCGCATCGATGGTGTTTACACTTCCTGTTCTGTTGTTGTATGCATTCTTTAATCGGTACTTTATTAAGGGGATTTCGTTTACAGGGGGGAAATAG